One Tenebrio molitor chromosome 2, icTenMoli1.1, whole genome shotgun sequence genomic region harbors:
- the LOC138124660 gene encoding 3'-5' ssDNA/RNA exonuclease TatD, with the protein MATNEDNQNSTNNKTMEQCYENYILVDVGANLTNKKYSRDLESVIQRARDSGVQKIMVTGTSVKSSKEALRLTRIYPGTLYSTAGIHPHDAKSYTDESWNELKVVASNPECVAVGECGLDYNRNFSEPSEQRQVFRKHIELAIEINKPLFVHERDGHDDLLEILDQYKGRLPPVLIHCFTGTAEQALTYLSRGFYIGLTGYLCKDKSDVGVRKLLVDGSIPLDRLVVETDAPFMYPNTRASKLPLHVKDGLTERSITFLHRYCTFQRNEPCSLPAIVEMIAAFMNKKPEDVALATSFNALKLFGLSQ; encoded by the exons ATGGCAACCAACGAAGATAATCAAAATTCGACAAATAACAAAACTATGGAACAGTGCTACGAAAATTATATTCTGGTTGATGTTGGTGCTAATTTAACCAACAAGAAGTACAGCAGGGACCTGGAATCGGTAATACAACGGGCACGAGACTCAG GTGTCCAGAAAATCATGGTTACAGGCACTTCGGTAAAGTCTAGCAAAGAAGCACTAAGATTAACCAGAATCTACCCAGGCACCTTATATTCGACTGCAG GAATACACCCCCACGATGCGAAATCTTACACGGACGAATCTTGGAACGAATTGAAAGTAGTCGCTTCCAATCCCGAATGCGTCGCTGTCGGCGAATGCGGTTTAGATTACAATCGAAACTTTTCAGAACCGAGCGAACAGAGACAAGTTTTTAGAAAACAT ATCGAATTAGCAATAGAGATTAACAAACCTCTATTTGTACATGAGCGGGACGGACACGACGATTTACTCGAGATTTTGGACCAGTACAAAGGGCGCCTACCCCCTGTCCTGATACACTGCTTCACAGGAACAGCCGAGCAAGCGCTAACATATCTTTCTAGGGGGTTTTACATAGGATTAACAG GTTACTTGTGTAAAGACAAGTCTGATGTTGGCGTGCGCAAGCTGTTGGTCGACGGGTCCATACCCCTGGACCGGTTAGTGGTAGAAACGGACGCTCCGTTCATGTACCCCAACACACGTGCCTCCAAGCTACCTCTACACGTCAAGGATGGTCTCACTGAAAG GTCAATTACCTTCCTGCATCGATACTGCACCTTCCAAAGGAACGAACCTTGTTCCTTGCCAGCAATCGTCGAGATGATCGCAGCCTTCATGAATAAGAAACCGGAAGATGTTGCCCTAGCCACGTCTTTCAACGCCTTAAAGCTGTTCGGGCTTTCGCAGTAA
- the Max gene encoding protein max isoform X2 has translation MSDDDRDIDVESDEGDDSDSRQPTPSRQSSGSQYYSQFKEDLKCEILTHGYFSYCAKYRLFEEIIRKGAFSQYFECNSNAEKRAHHNALERKRRDHIKDSFSSLRDSVPALNGEKASRAQILKKAAEYIVFMRKKNHSHQQDIEDLKRQNNLLEAQKFAVRTLEKAKTTGSFGVESSDGKDSTYNETESDTSDMEGAVQPRRPKKLKVGSYH, from the exons ATGAGCGATGACGATCGGGATATTGACGTCGAAAGCGAT GAAGGTGATGACTCCGATTCCCGCCAACCGACCCCCAGCAGACAGTCTTCTGGAAGCCAGTATTATTCACAG TTTAAGGAAGACTTGAAATGTGAAATATTAACTCATGgttatttttcttattgtgCAAAATATCGATTGTTTGAAGAAATTATAAGAAAAGGAGCTTTTTCGCAGTATTTTGAGTGCAACAGTAAT GCTGAAAAACGGGCGCACCACAACGCGTTGGAAAGGAAACGGCGAGACCACATAAAAGATAGCTTTAGCAGTTTACGAGACTCTGTTCCTGCCCTCAACGGCGAAAAA GCAAGTCGagcacaaattttaaaaaaagccGCAGAGTATATCGTTTTTATGAGAAAAAAGAACCATTCCCATCAACAGGATATCGAAGATCTCAAAAGACAAAACAACCTTCTAGAAGCTCaga aatttgCAGTTCGTACCTTAGAAAAAGCCAAAACTACAGGGTCCTTTGGAGTGGAATCTTCAGACGGCAAAGATTCTACGTACAATGAAACAGAATCAGACACTTCAGATATGGAAGGTGCTGTTCAACCGAGAAGGCCAAAGAAGCTGAAGGTCGGGTCTTACCACTAG
- the Max gene encoding protein max isoform X1 has protein sequence MSDDDRDIDVESDEGDDSDSRQPTPSRQSSGSQYYSQFKEDLKCEILTHGYFSYCAKYRLFEEIIRKGAFSQYFECNSNAEKRAHHNALERKRRDHIKDSFSSLRDSVPALNGEKVASRAQILKKAAEYIVFMRKKNHSHQQDIEDLKRQNNLLEAQKFAVRTLEKAKTTGSFGVESSDGKDSTYNETESDTSDMEGAVQPRRPKKLKVGSYH, from the exons ATGAGCGATGACGATCGGGATATTGACGTCGAAAGCGAT GAAGGTGATGACTCCGATTCCCGCCAACCGACCCCCAGCAGACAGTCTTCTGGAAGCCAGTATTATTCACAG TTTAAGGAAGACTTGAAATGTGAAATATTAACTCATGgttatttttcttattgtgCAAAATATCGATTGTTTGAAGAAATTATAAGAAAAGGAGCTTTTTCGCAGTATTTTGAGTGCAACAGTAAT GCTGAAAAACGGGCGCACCACAACGCGTTGGAAAGGAAACGGCGAGACCACATAAAAGATAGCTTTAGCAGTTTACGAGACTCTGTTCCTGCCCTCAACGGCGAAAAAGTG GCAAGTCGagcacaaattttaaaaaaagccGCAGAGTATATCGTTTTTATGAGAAAAAAGAACCATTCCCATCAACAGGATATCGAAGATCTCAAAAGACAAAACAACCTTCTAGAAGCTCaga aatttgCAGTTCGTACCTTAGAAAAAGCCAAAACTACAGGGTCCTTTGGAGTGGAATCTTCAGACGGCAAAGATTCTACGTACAATGAAACAGAATCAGACACTTCAGATATGGAAGGTGCTGTTCAACCGAGAAGGCCAAAGAAGCTGAAGGTCGGGTCTTACCACTAG
- the Max gene encoding protein max isoform X5, whose product MSDDDRDIDVESDEGDDSDSRQPTPSRQSSGSQYYSQYFECNSNAEKRAHHNALERKRRDHIKDSFSSLRDSVPALNGEKVASRAQILKKAAEYIVFMRKKNHSHQQDIEDLKRQNNLLEAQKFAVRTLEKAKTTGSFGVESSDGKDSTYNETESDTSDMEGAVQPRRPKKLKVGSYH is encoded by the exons ATGAGCGATGACGATCGGGATATTGACGTCGAAAGCGAT GAAGGTGATGACTCCGATTCCCGCCAACCGACCCCCAGCAGACAGTCTTCTGGAAGCCAGTATTATTCACAG TATTTTGAGTGCAACAGTAAT GCTGAAAAACGGGCGCACCACAACGCGTTGGAAAGGAAACGGCGAGACCACATAAAAGATAGCTTTAGCAGTTTACGAGACTCTGTTCCTGCCCTCAACGGCGAAAAAGTG GCAAGTCGagcacaaattttaaaaaaagccGCAGAGTATATCGTTTTTATGAGAAAAAAGAACCATTCCCATCAACAGGATATCGAAGATCTCAAAAGACAAAACAACCTTCTAGAAGCTCaga aatttgCAGTTCGTACCTTAGAAAAAGCCAAAACTACAGGGTCCTTTGGAGTGGAATCTTCAGACGGCAAAGATTCTACGTACAATGAAACAGAATCAGACACTTCAGATATGGAAGGTGCTGTTCAACCGAGAAGGCCAAAGAAGCTGAAGGTCGGGTCTTACCACTAG
- the Max gene encoding protein max isoform X7, with the protein MSDDDRDIDVESDEGDDSDSRQPTPSRQSSGSQYYSQAEKRAHHNALERKRRDHIKDSFSSLRDSVPALNGEKASRAQILKKAAEYIVFMRKKNHSHQQDIEDLKRQNNLLEAQKFAVRTLEKAKTTGSFGVESSDGKDSTYNETESDTSDMEGAVQPRRPKKLKVGSYH; encoded by the exons ATGAGCGATGACGATCGGGATATTGACGTCGAAAGCGAT GAAGGTGATGACTCCGATTCCCGCCAACCGACCCCCAGCAGACAGTCTTCTGGAAGCCAGTATTATTCACAG GCTGAAAAACGGGCGCACCACAACGCGTTGGAAAGGAAACGGCGAGACCACATAAAAGATAGCTTTAGCAGTTTACGAGACTCTGTTCCTGCCCTCAACGGCGAAAAA GCAAGTCGagcacaaattttaaaaaaagccGCAGAGTATATCGTTTTTATGAGAAAAAAGAACCATTCCCATCAACAGGATATCGAAGATCTCAAAAGACAAAACAACCTTCTAGAAGCTCaga aatttgCAGTTCGTACCTTAGAAAAAGCCAAAACTACAGGGTCCTTTGGAGTGGAATCTTCAGACGGCAAAGATTCTACGTACAATGAAACAGAATCAGACACTTCAGATATGGAAGGTGCTGTTCAACCGAGAAGGCCAAAGAAGCTGAAGGTCGGGTCTTACCACTAG
- the Max gene encoding protein max isoform X4, which yields MSDDDRDIDVESDEGDDSDSRQPTPSRQSSGSQYYSQFKEDLKCEILTHGYFSYCAKYRLFEEIIRKGAFSQYFECNSNAEKRAHHNALERKRRDHIKDSFSSLRDSVPALNGEKASRAQILKKAAEYIVFMRKKNHSHQQDIEDLKRQNNLLEAQIRTLEKAKTTGSFGVESSDGKDSTYNETESDTSDMEGAVQPRRPKKLKVGSYH from the exons ATGAGCGATGACGATCGGGATATTGACGTCGAAAGCGAT GAAGGTGATGACTCCGATTCCCGCCAACCGACCCCCAGCAGACAGTCTTCTGGAAGCCAGTATTATTCACAG TTTAAGGAAGACTTGAAATGTGAAATATTAACTCATGgttatttttcttattgtgCAAAATATCGATTGTTTGAAGAAATTATAAGAAAAGGAGCTTTTTCGCAGTATTTTGAGTGCAACAGTAAT GCTGAAAAACGGGCGCACCACAACGCGTTGGAAAGGAAACGGCGAGACCACATAAAAGATAGCTTTAGCAGTTTACGAGACTCTGTTCCTGCCCTCAACGGCGAAAAA GCAAGTCGagcacaaattttaaaaaaagccGCAGAGTATATCGTTTTTATGAGAAAAAAGAACCATTCCCATCAACAGGATATCGAAGATCTCAAAAGACAAAACAACCTTCTAGAAGCTCaga TTCGTACCTTAGAAAAAGCCAAAACTACAGGGTCCTTTGGAGTGGAATCTTCAGACGGCAAAGATTCTACGTACAATGAAACAGAATCAGACACTTCAGATATGGAAGGTGCTGTTCAACCGAGAAGGCCAAAGAAGCTGAAGGTCGGGTCTTACCACTAG
- the Max gene encoding protein max isoform X3 — translation MSDDDRDIDVESDEGDDSDSRQPTPSRQSSGSQYYSQFKEDLKCEILTHGYFSYCAKYRLFEEIIRKGAFSQYFECNSNAEKRAHHNALERKRRDHIKDSFSSLRDSVPALNGEKVASRAQILKKAAEYIVFMRKKNHSHQQDIEDLKRQNNLLEAQIRTLEKAKTTGSFGVESSDGKDSTYNETESDTSDMEGAVQPRRPKKLKVGSYH, via the exons ATGAGCGATGACGATCGGGATATTGACGTCGAAAGCGAT GAAGGTGATGACTCCGATTCCCGCCAACCGACCCCCAGCAGACAGTCTTCTGGAAGCCAGTATTATTCACAG TTTAAGGAAGACTTGAAATGTGAAATATTAACTCATGgttatttttcttattgtgCAAAATATCGATTGTTTGAAGAAATTATAAGAAAAGGAGCTTTTTCGCAGTATTTTGAGTGCAACAGTAAT GCTGAAAAACGGGCGCACCACAACGCGTTGGAAAGGAAACGGCGAGACCACATAAAAGATAGCTTTAGCAGTTTACGAGACTCTGTTCCTGCCCTCAACGGCGAAAAAGTG GCAAGTCGagcacaaattttaaaaaaagccGCAGAGTATATCGTTTTTATGAGAAAAAAGAACCATTCCCATCAACAGGATATCGAAGATCTCAAAAGACAAAACAACCTTCTAGAAGCTCaga TTCGTACCTTAGAAAAAGCCAAAACTACAGGGTCCTTTGGAGTGGAATCTTCAGACGGCAAAGATTCTACGTACAATGAAACAGAATCAGACACTTCAGATATGGAAGGTGCTGTTCAACCGAGAAGGCCAAAGAAGCTGAAGGTCGGGTCTTACCACTAG
- the Max gene encoding protein max isoform X8, which translates to MSDDDRDIDVESDEGDDSDSRQPTPSRQSSGSQYYSQAEKRAHHNALERKRRDHIKDSFSSLRDSVPALNGEKVASRAQILKKAAEYIVFMRKKNHSHQQDIEDLKRQNNLLEAQIRTLEKAKTTGSFGVESSDGKDSTYNETESDTSDMEGAVQPRRPKKLKVGSYH; encoded by the exons ATGAGCGATGACGATCGGGATATTGACGTCGAAAGCGAT GAAGGTGATGACTCCGATTCCCGCCAACCGACCCCCAGCAGACAGTCTTCTGGAAGCCAGTATTATTCACAG GCTGAAAAACGGGCGCACCACAACGCGTTGGAAAGGAAACGGCGAGACCACATAAAAGATAGCTTTAGCAGTTTACGAGACTCTGTTCCTGCCCTCAACGGCGAAAAAGTG GCAAGTCGagcacaaattttaaaaaaagccGCAGAGTATATCGTTTTTATGAGAAAAAAGAACCATTCCCATCAACAGGATATCGAAGATCTCAAAAGACAAAACAACCTTCTAGAAGCTCaga TTCGTACCTTAGAAAAAGCCAAAACTACAGGGTCCTTTGGAGTGGAATCTTCAGACGGCAAAGATTCTACGTACAATGAAACAGAATCAGACACTTCAGATATGGAAGGTGCTGTTCAACCGAGAAGGCCAAAGAAGCTGAAGGTCGGGTCTTACCACTAG
- the Max gene encoding protein max isoform X6, with translation MSDDDRDIDVESDEGDDSDSRQPTPSRQSSGSQYYSQAEKRAHHNALERKRRDHIKDSFSSLRDSVPALNGEKVASRAQILKKAAEYIVFMRKKNHSHQQDIEDLKRQNNLLEAQKFAVRTLEKAKTTGSFGVESSDGKDSTYNETESDTSDMEGAVQPRRPKKLKVGSYH, from the exons ATGAGCGATGACGATCGGGATATTGACGTCGAAAGCGAT GAAGGTGATGACTCCGATTCCCGCCAACCGACCCCCAGCAGACAGTCTTCTGGAAGCCAGTATTATTCACAG GCTGAAAAACGGGCGCACCACAACGCGTTGGAAAGGAAACGGCGAGACCACATAAAAGATAGCTTTAGCAGTTTACGAGACTCTGTTCCTGCCCTCAACGGCGAAAAAGTG GCAAGTCGagcacaaattttaaaaaaagccGCAGAGTATATCGTTTTTATGAGAAAAAAGAACCATTCCCATCAACAGGATATCGAAGATCTCAAAAGACAAAACAACCTTCTAGAAGCTCaga aatttgCAGTTCGTACCTTAGAAAAAGCCAAAACTACAGGGTCCTTTGGAGTGGAATCTTCAGACGGCAAAGATTCTACGTACAATGAAACAGAATCAGACACTTCAGATATGGAAGGTGCTGTTCAACCGAGAAGGCCAAAGAAGCTGAAGGTCGGGTCTTACCACTAG
- the atl gene encoding atlastin isoform X1, translating into MSDTRQRKHVQNRGSSVEDVIDQNSINMKPHAVPIVLANNDHTFTLDEAALKKVLLRDEIKDRYVVVISVAGAFRHGKSFLLDFFLRYLKSKYVLKQNTSDWLGSDDTPLEGFSWRGGSERDTTGILMWSEVFLTELLTGEKVAIVLLDTQGTWDSKSTVRECATIFALSTMISSVQIYNLSSNIQEDDLQHLQLFTEYGRLALEDSGKTPFQRLQFLVRDWRFPYEAPYGAVGGQKILKKRLAINENSHPELESLRKHIKSLFSEIACFLMPHPGIKVATSPTFDGRLEEIDSEFKENLKILVPMLLAPENLVLKRINGQTVKGRDLVQYFKSYMQIYKGNELPEPKSMLVATAEANNLSAVADAKETYVGLMEEICGGNKPYLNTATMESEHRKVKDKAIHQFQSKRKMGGDEFSEKYKEQLEKDLEETFNQFKAHNESKNIFKAARTPAVFFALAVICYISSGIFGLFGAYTIANVFNTVMALSFLTLAMWAYIRYSGEFREVGLHIDEIANLIWENSMKPVVQTYVENGMQQMAAEVAERTVLNATNITTNGKKQA; encoded by the exons ATGTCTGACACAAGGCAACGTAAACACGTACAGAATCGAGGATCTTCAGTTGAAG ATGTTATTGATCAGAATTCGATAAATATGAAGCCACATGCTGTCCCAATCGTCCTCGCCAACAATGATCACACCTTCACGTTAGATGAGGCAGCTCTGAAGAAAGTGCTTTTGAGGGACGAGATCAAGGACAGATACGTCGTCGTCATCTCAGTTGCTGGAGCCTTTCGACATGGCAAATCCTTCCTCCTCGATTTCTTCCTGAGGTACTTGAAATCAAAG TATGTACTTAAGCAAAATACGTCCGACTGGTTGGGCTCTGACGACACCCCGTTGGAAGGTTTTTCATGGCGAGGTGGTTCCGAAAGGGATACCACAGGGATTCTCATGTGGTCCGAAGTTTTTCTCACCGAATTGCTGACAGGAGAAAAG GTTGCGATAGTTTTGTTGGATACCCAAGGGACTTGGGACAGTAAAAGCACTGTTCGTGAATGTGCCACAATATTTGCATTAAGTACTATGATAAGTTCCGTGCAAATCTACAATTTATCGAGTAATATTCAAGAAGACGACTTGCAACACTTGCAG TTGTTTACAGAATACGGACGGCTAGCTTTAGAAGACTCAGGTAAAACCCCATTCCAAAGACTACAGTTTCTGGTTCGGGACTGGCGGTTCCCATACGAGGCCCCGTACGGAGCCGTCGGTGGTCAGAAAATACTTAAAAAGCGACTGGCAATTAACGAAAATTCACATCCGGAGCTGGAGTCACTCAGGAAACACATTAAATCGCTATTTTCGGAAATAGCGTGCTTTTTGATGCCCCATCCCGGCATTAAAGTGGCAACGAGTCCGACTTTCGACGGCCGATTAGAAG AAATTGATTCGGAATTCAAAGAGAACCTGAAAATTTTGGTACCGATGCTCCTAGCGCCGGAAAATCTGGTCCTGAAGAGAATCAACGGCCAGACAGTCAAAGGAAGGGATTTAGTTCAATATTTTAAGTCGTACATGCAGATCTATAAAGGAAACGAACTACCAGAACCAAAATCTATGCTTGTT GCTACAGCAGAAGCGAATAATCTGTCGGCCGTCGCCGACGCAAAAGAAACTTATGTAGGTTTAATGGAAGAGATTTGTGGAGGGAACAAGCCTTACTTGAACACCGCCACCATGGAGTCGGAACATCGCAAAGTCAAGGACAAGGCGATTCACCAGTTCCAGAGTAAAAGGAAAATGGGAGGTGATGAGTTCAgtgaaaaatacaaagaacAGCTTGAGAAG gaTCTGGAGGAGACTTTCAATCAGTTCAAAGCGCATAACGaaagtaaaaatatatttaaggCTGCTAGAACTCCTGCCGTTTTCTTCGCTTTAGCCGTCATCTGTTACATctcttctggaattttcggtTTATTCGGAGCGTACACCATTGCGAACGTTTTCAACACAGTGATGGCCCTCTCATTCCTCACTCTAGCCATGTGGGCGTATATAAG GTATAGCGGCGAGTTTAGAGAGGTTGGCTTGCACATCGACGAAATAGCCAATTTGATATGGGAAAAC TCTATGAAACCCGTCGTACAAACATACGTCGAGAACGGTATGCAGCAAATGGCTGCCGAAGTAGCTGAAAGAACTGTTCTTAATGCGACAAATATCACAACAAATGGAAAGAAACAGGCGTGA
- the atl gene encoding atlastin isoform X2, with protein MSDTRQRKHVQNRGSSVEDVIDQNSINMKPHAVPIVLANNDHTFTLDEAALKKVLLRDEIKDRYVVVISVAGAFRHGKSFLLDFFLRYLKSKYVLKQNTSDWLGSDDTPLEGFSWRGGSERDTTGILMWSEVFLTELLTGEKVAIVLLDTQGTWDSKSTVRECATIFALSTMISSVQIYNLSSNIQEDDLQHLQLFTEYGRLALEDSGKTPFQRLQFLVRDWRFPYEAPYGAVGGQKILKKRLAINENSHPELESLRKHIKSLFSEIACFLMPHPGIKVATSPTFDGRLEEIDSEFKENLKILVPMLLAPENLVLKRINGQTVKGRDLVQYFKSYMQIYKGNELPEPKSMLVATAEANNLSAVADAKETYVGLMEEICGGNKPYLNTATMESEHRKVKDKAIHQFQSKRKMGGDEFSEKYKEQLEKDLEETFNQFKAHNESKNIFKAARTPAVFFALAVICYISSGIFGLFGAYTIANVFNTVMALSFLTLAMWAYIRYSGEFREVGLHIDEIANLIWENHAYFRKRKERKLYETRRTNIRRERYAANGCRSS; from the exons ATGTCTGACACAAGGCAACGTAAACACGTACAGAATCGAGGATCTTCAGTTGAAG ATGTTATTGATCAGAATTCGATAAATATGAAGCCACATGCTGTCCCAATCGTCCTCGCCAACAATGATCACACCTTCACGTTAGATGAGGCAGCTCTGAAGAAAGTGCTTTTGAGGGACGAGATCAAGGACAGATACGTCGTCGTCATCTCAGTTGCTGGAGCCTTTCGACATGGCAAATCCTTCCTCCTCGATTTCTTCCTGAGGTACTTGAAATCAAAG TATGTACTTAAGCAAAATACGTCCGACTGGTTGGGCTCTGACGACACCCCGTTGGAAGGTTTTTCATGGCGAGGTGGTTCCGAAAGGGATACCACAGGGATTCTCATGTGGTCCGAAGTTTTTCTCACCGAATTGCTGACAGGAGAAAAG GTTGCGATAGTTTTGTTGGATACCCAAGGGACTTGGGACAGTAAAAGCACTGTTCGTGAATGTGCCACAATATTTGCATTAAGTACTATGATAAGTTCCGTGCAAATCTACAATTTATCGAGTAATATTCAAGAAGACGACTTGCAACACTTGCAG TTGTTTACAGAATACGGACGGCTAGCTTTAGAAGACTCAGGTAAAACCCCATTCCAAAGACTACAGTTTCTGGTTCGGGACTGGCGGTTCCCATACGAGGCCCCGTACGGAGCCGTCGGTGGTCAGAAAATACTTAAAAAGCGACTGGCAATTAACGAAAATTCACATCCGGAGCTGGAGTCACTCAGGAAACACATTAAATCGCTATTTTCGGAAATAGCGTGCTTTTTGATGCCCCATCCCGGCATTAAAGTGGCAACGAGTCCGACTTTCGACGGCCGATTAGAAG AAATTGATTCGGAATTCAAAGAGAACCTGAAAATTTTGGTACCGATGCTCCTAGCGCCGGAAAATCTGGTCCTGAAGAGAATCAACGGCCAGACAGTCAAAGGAAGGGATTTAGTTCAATATTTTAAGTCGTACATGCAGATCTATAAAGGAAACGAACTACCAGAACCAAAATCTATGCTTGTT GCTACAGCAGAAGCGAATAATCTGTCGGCCGTCGCCGACGCAAAAGAAACTTATGTAGGTTTAATGGAAGAGATTTGTGGAGGGAACAAGCCTTACTTGAACACCGCCACCATGGAGTCGGAACATCGCAAAGTCAAGGACAAGGCGATTCACCAGTTCCAGAGTAAAAGGAAAATGGGAGGTGATGAGTTCAgtgaaaaatacaaagaacAGCTTGAGAAG gaTCTGGAGGAGACTTTCAATCAGTTCAAAGCGCATAACGaaagtaaaaatatatttaaggCTGCTAGAACTCCTGCCGTTTTCTTCGCTTTAGCCGTCATCTGTTACATctcttctggaattttcggtTTATTCGGAGCGTACACCATTGCGAACGTTTTCAACACAGTGATGGCCCTCTCATTCCTCACTCTAGCCATGTGGGCGTATATAAG GTATAGCGGCGAGTTTAGAGAGGTTGGCTTGCACATCGACGAAATAGCCAATTTGATATGGGAAAAC CATGCCTATTTtagaaagagaaaagaaagaaaac TCTATGAAACCCGTCGTACAAACATACGTCGAGAACGGTATGCAGCAAATGGCTGCCGAAGTAGCTGA
- the atl gene encoding atlastin isoform X3, which produces MSDTRQRKHVQNRGSSVEDVIDQNSINMKPHAVPIVLANNDHTFTLDEAALKKVLLRDEIKDRYVVVISVAGAFRHGKSFLLDFFLRYLKSKYVLKQNTSDWLGSDDTPLEGFSWRGGSERDTTGILMWSEVFLTELLTGEKVAIVLLDTQGTWDSKSTVRECATIFALSTMISSVQIYNLSSNIQEDDLQHLQLFTEYGRLALEDSGKTPFQRLQFLVRDWRFPYEAPYGAVGGQKILKKRLAINENSHPELESLRKHIKSLFSEIACFLMPHPGIKVATSPTFDGRLEEIDSEFKENLKILVPMLLAPENLVLKRINGQTVKGRDLVQYFKSYMQIYKGNELPEPKSMLVATAEANNLSAVADAKETYVGLMEEICGGNKPYLNTATMESEHRKVKDKAIHQFQSKRKMGGDEFSEKYKEQLEKDLEETFNQFKAHNESKNIFKAARTPAVFFALAVICYISSGIFGLFGAYTIANVFNTVMALSFLTLAMWAYIRYSGEFREVGLHIDEIANLIWENWDTQKFLNCIVWFC; this is translated from the exons ATGTCTGACACAAGGCAACGTAAACACGTACAGAATCGAGGATCTTCAGTTGAAG ATGTTATTGATCAGAATTCGATAAATATGAAGCCACATGCTGTCCCAATCGTCCTCGCCAACAATGATCACACCTTCACGTTAGATGAGGCAGCTCTGAAGAAAGTGCTTTTGAGGGACGAGATCAAGGACAGATACGTCGTCGTCATCTCAGTTGCTGGAGCCTTTCGACATGGCAAATCCTTCCTCCTCGATTTCTTCCTGAGGTACTTGAAATCAAAG TATGTACTTAAGCAAAATACGTCCGACTGGTTGGGCTCTGACGACACCCCGTTGGAAGGTTTTTCATGGCGAGGTGGTTCCGAAAGGGATACCACAGGGATTCTCATGTGGTCCGAAGTTTTTCTCACCGAATTGCTGACAGGAGAAAAG GTTGCGATAGTTTTGTTGGATACCCAAGGGACTTGGGACAGTAAAAGCACTGTTCGTGAATGTGCCACAATATTTGCATTAAGTACTATGATAAGTTCCGTGCAAATCTACAATTTATCGAGTAATATTCAAGAAGACGACTTGCAACACTTGCAG TTGTTTACAGAATACGGACGGCTAGCTTTAGAAGACTCAGGTAAAACCCCATTCCAAAGACTACAGTTTCTGGTTCGGGACTGGCGGTTCCCATACGAGGCCCCGTACGGAGCCGTCGGTGGTCAGAAAATACTTAAAAAGCGACTGGCAATTAACGAAAATTCACATCCGGAGCTGGAGTCACTCAGGAAACACATTAAATCGCTATTTTCGGAAATAGCGTGCTTTTTGATGCCCCATCCCGGCATTAAAGTGGCAACGAGTCCGACTTTCGACGGCCGATTAGAAG AAATTGATTCGGAATTCAAAGAGAACCTGAAAATTTTGGTACCGATGCTCCTAGCGCCGGAAAATCTGGTCCTGAAGAGAATCAACGGCCAGACAGTCAAAGGAAGGGATTTAGTTCAATATTTTAAGTCGTACATGCAGATCTATAAAGGAAACGAACTACCAGAACCAAAATCTATGCTTGTT GCTACAGCAGAAGCGAATAATCTGTCGGCCGTCGCCGACGCAAAAGAAACTTATGTAGGTTTAATGGAAGAGATTTGTGGAGGGAACAAGCCTTACTTGAACACCGCCACCATGGAGTCGGAACATCGCAAAGTCAAGGACAAGGCGATTCACCAGTTCCAGAGTAAAAGGAAAATGGGAGGTGATGAGTTCAgtgaaaaatacaaagaacAGCTTGAGAAG gaTCTGGAGGAGACTTTCAATCAGTTCAAAGCGCATAACGaaagtaaaaatatatttaaggCTGCTAGAACTCCTGCCGTTTTCTTCGCTTTAGCCGTCATCTGTTACATctcttctggaattttcggtTTATTCGGAGCGTACACCATTGCGAACGTTTTCAACACAGTGATGGCCCTCTCATTCCTCACTCTAGCCATGTGGGCGTATATAAG GTATAGCGGCGAGTTTAGAGAGGTTGGCTTGCACATCGACGAAATAGCCAATTTGATATGGGAAAAC TGGGACactcaaaaatttttgaattgtatTGTGTGGTTCTGCTAA